TATAATCCGGTTCCGAAATCGGTTGAAGAACAGTTATTAGAAAAAGTAAAAGCATAAAAAACCATAGCTAAAAAAGACACTAGAGCATCATAGTTTTAGTGGCAAGTTATCAGGAGATAAGACAATGGCAAAGGAAAAATTTAACAGGTCGAAACCGCACGTCAACATCGGTACGATTGGTCACGTGGATCACGGCAAGACGACATTGACGTCGGCGATCACGATGGTACAGGCACAACGCGGCATGTCGA
This genomic window from bacterium contains:
- the tuf gene encoding elongation factor Tu (EF-Tu; promotes GTP-dependent binding of aminoacyl-tRNA to the A-site of ribosomes during protein biosynthesis; when the tRNA anticodon matches the mRNA codon, GTP hydrolysis results; the inactive EF-Tu-GDP leaves the ribosome and release of GDP is promoted by elongation factor Ts; many prokaryotes have two copies of the gene encoding EF-Tu) gives rise to the protein MAKEKFNRSKPHVNIGTIGHVDHGKTTLTSAITMVQAQRGMS